From Acidobacteriota bacterium, a single genomic window includes:
- a CDS encoding succinate dehydrogenase/fumarate reductase iron-sulfur subunit, producing MARATFRIWRGNDEGGDYQDYTTEVTEGMVVLDAVHQVQAESANDLAVRWNCKAGKCGSCSAEVNGHPKLMCMTRLNSLNLDEPVTIEPMKAFPVVRDLVTDVSWNYEVKKRIKPFKPRPPDAEDGTWRMRQSDAERVQEFRKCIECFLCQDVCHVLRDHRLHHEFIGPRFFVYTAALEMNPLDTEHRSEDLANDFGVGYCNITKCCTKVCPEEITITDNAIIPLKERVVDKLYDPLSRLLRVFRS from the coding sequence ATGGCGAGGGCGACGTTCAGGATCTGGCGCGGCAACGACGAGGGCGGCGACTACCAGGACTACACCACCGAGGTGACCGAGGGGATGGTGGTGCTCGACGCCGTGCACCAGGTCCAGGCCGAGTCGGCCAACGACCTCGCCGTGCGCTGGAACTGCAAGGCGGGCAAGTGCGGCTCGTGCTCCGCCGAGGTCAACGGCCATCCGAAGCTGATGTGCATGACGCGGCTCAACAGCCTGAACCTCGACGAGCCGGTCACCATCGAGCCGATGAAGGCATTCCCGGTCGTCCGCGACCTGGTCACCGACGTGTCGTGGAACTACGAGGTCAAGAAACGGATCAAGCCGTTCAAGCCGCGCCCGCCGGACGCCGAGGACGGCACGTGGCGGATGCGGCAGTCCGACGCGGAGCGCGTGCAGGAGTTCCGGAAGTGCATCGAGTGCTTCCTCTGCCAGGACGTCTGCCACGTGCTGCGCGACCACCGGCTGCACCACGAGTTCATCGGGCCGCGCTTCTTCGTCTACACCGCGGCGCTGGAGATGAACCCCCTCGACACCGAGCACCGCTCCGAGGACCTGGCGAACGACTTCGGGGTCGGCTACTGCAACATCACCAAGTGCTGCACCAAGGTCTGCCCCGAGGAGATCACCATCACCGACAACGCCATCATCCCGCTCAAGGAGCGCGTGGTCGACAAGCTCTACGACCCGCTGAGCCGGCTGCTGCGGGTCTTCCGCTCGTAG
- a CDS encoding ATP-binding protein, whose amino-acid sequence MRFFNTEGPVRPDDHYCIPPLERIDLDTVLGLVRDKKYFVLHAPRQTGKTSALLALRDLLNGGGDYRCVYADFEVGQAGREDTERAMRALLGELARRARVTLGDNTPDALRGTALETEGADGALIDVLSRWAAADPRPLVLLIDEIDTLIGDTLVSVLRQLRAGYDQRPTGFPHSVILCGVVDVRDYRIRSSAANALVLGGSAFNVKSKSLRLGDFTEEEVRALLAQHTAETGQAFTDDAFRMVRTRTAGQPWLVNALCYDACFDDRSGRNRSRPITGDDILAAQERLILRRDTHIDQLAHKLREERVRRVIEPILAGADEQSWSEDDLLYLRDLGLIAQDAGGAPRIANPIYAEVVPRHLNAAVQAGLPHDRAWYVDADGALDVAALIADFQTFFREHAQHWVQRFEQYQEAGPQLLLQAHLQRVVNGGGTIEREYALGRGRTDLLIRWPQGGRTRKFVVECKLRRGELERTITEGMTQTRGYMDRCGAEAGHLIVFDRAPERTWAEKLFRRDPTADGAPVTVWGM is encoded by the coding sequence ATGCGCTTCTTCAACACCGAGGGTCCGGTACGGCCGGACGACCACTACTGCATCCCGCCGCTGGAGCGCATCGACCTCGACACGGTGCTCGGCCTCGTTCGCGACAAGAAGTACTTCGTGTTGCACGCGCCACGACAGACGGGCAAGACGTCGGCCCTGCTGGCGCTGCGCGACCTGCTGAACGGCGGCGGCGACTACCGATGCGTGTACGCGGACTTCGAGGTCGGACAGGCTGGGCGCGAGGACACCGAGAGGGCGATGCGCGCCCTGCTCGGGGAGCTGGCCCGCCGGGCGCGCGTAACGCTGGGTGACAATACGCCGGACGCCCTGCGGGGCACGGCGCTGGAAACGGAGGGCGCCGACGGCGCACTCATCGACGTGCTTTCGCGCTGGGCCGCCGCCGACCCGCGGCCGCTGGTGCTGCTGATCGACGAGATCGACACCCTGATCGGCGACACGCTCGTCTCCGTGCTCCGGCAGTTGCGTGCCGGCTACGATCAGCGGCCCACCGGCTTTCCCCACAGCGTCATTCTGTGCGGCGTGGTGGACGTGCGCGACTACCGCATTCGGTCGAGCGCCGCGAACGCGCTGGTGCTCGGCGGCAGCGCCTTCAACGTCAAGTCGAAGTCGCTGCGACTCGGCGATTTCACCGAGGAGGAGGTGCGCGCCCTGCTCGCCCAGCACACCGCCGAAACGGGACAGGCGTTCACCGACGACGCATTCCGGATGGTCCGGACCCGCACCGCCGGCCAGCCGTGGCTGGTGAACGCGCTGTGCTACGACGCCTGCTTCGACGACAGGAGCGGCCGGAACCGCTCGCGTCCCATCACCGGTGATGACATCCTCGCGGCCCAGGAACGGTTGATCCTGCGGCGCGACACGCATATCGACCAGTTGGCGCACAAGCTGCGCGAGGAGCGGGTGCGGCGGGTGATCGAGCCGATCCTGGCGGGCGCGGACGAGCAGTCGTGGTCGGAGGACGACCTCCTCTACCTGCGCGACCTGGGGCTCATCGCGCAGGACGCCGGTGGCGCACCGCGCATCGCCAACCCGATCTACGCCGAGGTCGTGCCGCGCCACCTGAACGCCGCCGTGCAGGCGGGCCTGCCGCACGACCGGGCGTGGTACGTGGACGCGGACGGCGCCCTGGACGTGGCGGCGCTGATCGCCGATTTCCAGACGTTCTTCCGGGAACACGCCCAGCACTGGGTGCAGCGTTTCGAACAGTACCAGGAGGCAGGCCCGCAGCTCCTGCTCCAGGCGCATCTGCAGCGGGTGGTGAACGGCGGCGGGACCATCGAGCGGGAGTACGCGCTCGGCCGGGGCCGCACCGACCTGCTGATCCGCTGGCCGCAGGGCGGGCGGACGAGGAAGTTCGTGGTGGAGTGCAAGCTGCGCCGCGGAGAGCTGGAGCGCACCATCACGGAGGGAATGACGCAGACGCGCGGCTACATGGACCGTTGCGGAGCCGAGGCGGGCCACCTGATCGTGTTCGACCGCGCGCCGGAGCGGACGTGGGCGGAGAAGCTCTTCCGCCGCGACCCGACGGCGGACGGTGCGCCGGTCACCGTGTGGGGCATGTGA
- a CDS encoding nuclear transport factor 2 family protein — protein sequence MRRPSTRPRHVGPASREALHAAWNNGPRHGSAEAMMRRRWLRYLLFGLLASGWASSLSASQLPEVSTEDALIALERGWNEAFYARDVAFLESILADDFIVTYDDGTRGDKARELALAESFNQRVISATQDDFIVQVYDDAAVVWFTLRVVGIRRGQEAEIVLRYTDVWVVRDGRWQCVSSQSTRVNPR from the coding sequence ATGCGGCGGCCGTCGACGCGGCCGAGGCACGTTGGTCCGGCATCGCGGGAAGCACTCCACGCGGCATGGAATAATGGGCCGCGACACGGCAGCGCGGAGGCGATGATGCGACGACGATGGCTCCGGTATCTCCTGTTCGGCTTGCTCGCGTCCGGTTGGGCGTCGAGCCTCTCCGCGTCCCAGCTTCCCGAGGTTTCTACCGAGGACGCCCTCATCGCGCTCGAGCGAGGCTGGAACGAGGCATTCTACGCGCGGGACGTAGCGTTCCTCGAGAGCATTCTCGCCGACGATTTCATCGTGACCTACGACGACGGCACGCGCGGCGACAAGGCCCGCGAACTGGCGCTTGCCGAGTCGTTCAACCAGCGGGTGATCTCGGCCACGCAGGACGACTTCATCGTGCAGGTCTACGACGACGCCGCAGTGGTGTGGTTCACGCTACGCGTGGTCGGCATCCGACGCGGGCAGGAGGCCGAGATCGTCCTGCGCTACACGGACGTCTGGGTGGTGCGCGACGGACGCTGGCAGTGCGTGTCGTCCCAGAGCACGCGGGTCAATCCACGGTAG
- a CDS encoding Smr/MutS family protein, translating to MDGERRPQRDLVVAFGGDFQAMSDEPPHRVPIEAELDLHTFAPRDIRSVVTEYVHAASAAGLQEVRFVHGRGTGVQRGNVQSTLEQHPLVTAFWDDPRSHLGATVASIRPGAPDSA from the coding sequence TTGGACGGAGAGCGGAGGCCGCAGCGCGACCTCGTGGTCGCCTTCGGCGGCGATTTCCAGGCGATGAGTGATGAACCGCCACACCGCGTGCCCATCGAGGCGGAGCTGGATCTGCACACCTTCGCGCCGCGCGACATCCGGTCCGTGGTCACGGAGTACGTGCACGCGGCGTCGGCCGCGGGGCTGCAGGAGGTACGCTTCGTGCACGGGCGCGGGACCGGCGTCCAGCGCGGAAACGTCCAGTCCACGCTCGAGCAGCATCCCCTGGTCACGGCCTTCTGGGACGATCCGCGATCCCACCTCGGCGCGACGGTCGCGTCGATCCGCCCCGGCGCCCCGGACTCTGCCTGA
- the queF gene encoding NADPH-dependent 7-cyano-7-deazaguanine reductase QueF, translating to MPDSPLETFPNPRRERDYEIAIRCPEFTSVCPKTGLPDFGEIRITYVPGERCIELKALKYYLIRFRDQGIFYEDVTNRILDDLVAACRPRRMTVVGDFSVRGGITTQVTAVYASAPHDGVDS from the coding sequence ATGCCGGATTCGCCGCTCGAGACGTTTCCCAACCCCAGACGCGAGCGCGACTACGAGATCGCCATCCGCTGCCCCGAGTTCACGTCGGTCTGTCCGAAGACCGGGCTCCCCGACTTCGGGGAGATCCGCATCACGTACGTGCCCGGCGAACGCTGCATCGAGCTCAAGGCGCTGAAGTACTACCTGATTCGTTTTCGTGACCAGGGCATCTTCTACGAGGACGTCACCAACCGGATCCTGGACGACCTCGTCGCCGCGTGCCGCCCGCGCCGGATGACCGTGGTCGGCGATTTCTCGGTGCGCGGGGGCATCACCACCCAGGTGACGGCCGTCTACGCGTCTGCGCCGCACGACGGCGTAGACTCATAG
- a CDS encoding HU family DNA-binding protein, whose amino-acid sequence MGKTELFAHFVEHMSNYDVTLKRGDVRVFFEELQRLCEEQLQDSGEFTLPGIAKLVLQNREARMGRNPATGEAIEIPAKQVVKARIAKQLKDAVLTDA is encoded by the coding sequence ATGGGCAAGACCGAGTTGTTCGCGCACTTCGTCGAGCACATGTCCAACTACGACGTCACTCTCAAGCGCGGTGACGTGCGGGTGTTCTTCGAAGAGTTGCAGCGACTGTGCGAGGAGCAGCTTCAGGATTCCGGCGAGTTCACGCTCCCCGGTATCGCGAAGCTGGTGCTGCAGAACCGTGAGGCGCGGATGGGTCGCAACCCGGCGACGGGCGAAGCCATCGAGATCCCGGCGAAGCAGGTGGTCAAGGCGCGCATCGCGAAGCAGCTCAAGGACGCCGTGCTCACCGACGCGTAG
- a CDS encoding 2-oxo acid dehydrogenase subunit E2, with protein sequence MAIDVLMPQLGESIAEGTIVRWNKRVGDRVDRDEPLFEVSTDKVDAEVPSPAGGVLAEVRAEAGETVPVDSIVAVIGAPGETVVESGGARAPESSAAAPGADGPAPAAAPPSAGRRSAHVSPVVRRLAREHGVDPTEVAGTGAGDRVTKDDILKHVAAASPAGAHAPAAPRDDRRIEPLSVMRRGIAEHMVRSRRTSAHVHTVFDVDFSRVVALREAHRDSYAQRGARLTFLSFVAKAAIDALVEMPLLNASLTSDGGGIIHAPDVNLGIAVALEGDGGLIVPVIRRAGEKSVPELTAAIADVAARARSKRLAPEEVQDGTFTITNPGAFGSLFGMPIINQPQVAILCLGAVERRPVVIDDAGTIAARPRAYLALGFDHRLIDGAVADRFMARVKSGLERFDSGSL encoded by the coding sequence ATGGCGATCGACGTGCTCATGCCGCAGCTCGGCGAATCCATCGCCGAGGGCACCATCGTGCGGTGGAACAAGCGCGTGGGCGACCGGGTCGACAGGGACGAGCCGCTGTTCGAGGTTTCCACGGACAAGGTCGACGCGGAGGTGCCGTCACCGGCCGGGGGCGTCCTGGCGGAGGTGCGTGCGGAGGCGGGCGAGACCGTGCCCGTCGACAGCATCGTCGCCGTCATCGGTGCGCCCGGGGAGACCGTGGTCGAGAGCGGCGGTGCGCGCGCGCCGGAATCGTCCGCAGCGGCGCCGGGGGCCGACGGCCCCGCGCCGGCAGCGGCGCCGCCGTCGGCGGGGCGCCGGAGCGCCCATGTATCTCCGGTCGTTCGCCGGCTGGCGCGCGAGCACGGCGTCGACCCCACCGAGGTAGCGGGCACCGGTGCGGGCGATCGCGTCACGAAGGACGACATCCTGAAGCACGTCGCGGCGGCATCGCCGGCCGGCGCCCACGCGCCGGCGGCGCCGAGGGACGACCGTCGCATCGAGCCCCTGTCGGTCATGCGGCGCGGGATCGCGGAGCACATGGTCCGCAGCCGCCGCACGTCGGCGCACGTGCACACGGTATTCGACGTCGATTTCTCGCGCGTAGTCGCGCTGAGAGAGGCGCACAGGGACTCGTACGCGCAGCGCGGCGCCCGCCTGACGTTCCTGTCGTTCGTCGCGAAAGCGGCGATCGACGCGCTGGTCGAGATGCCGCTGCTCAACGCGTCGCTCACGAGTGACGGCGGCGGGATCATCCACGCGCCCGACGTCAATCTGGGCATCGCCGTGGCCCTCGAGGGCGACGGCGGTCTGATCGTGCCGGTAATCCGGCGCGCGGGCGAGAAGAGCGTGCCGGAGCTGACCGCGGCGATTGCCGATGTGGCCGCGCGCGCACGCTCGAAGCGCCTCGCACCGGAGGAGGTGCAGGACGGGACCTTCACGATCACCAATCCCGGGGCGTTCGGGTCCCTGTTCGGGATGCCGATCATCAACCAGCCGCAGGTGGCGATACTCTGTCTGGGAGCGGTGGAGCGCCGGCCCGTGGTGATTGACGACGCGGGGACGATCGCGGCGCGCCCGCGCGCCTACCTTGCGCTCGGCTTCGACCACCGGCTCATCGACGGCGCGGTCGCGGACCGGTTCATGGCCCGGGTAAAGTCCGGCCTCGAGCGATTCGACAGCGGCAGCCTGTAG
- the lipB gene encoding lipoyl(octanoyl) transferase LipB, whose translation MRPARALHVRRLGLVRYAAAVELQRKLVSERQRDAIADQLLLLEHPPVITRGVRAGADNVLAPPDVLRRRGVEVHDARRGGDVTYHGPGQLVGYPILLLKPDRCDVHRYVRDLEEVLIRAVAGFGVRATRIEGLTGVWVGNDKLAAIGVRLSRWVTSHGFALNVATDLDDFALIRPCGLADRGVTSLARLTGTKVSDVAVADRVARRFAEVFDREIVVDD comes from the coding sequence ATGCGTCCAGCGCGGGCTCTTCACGTTCGGCGGCTCGGGCTCGTACGGTACGCCGCTGCCGTCGAGCTGCAGAGGAAGCTCGTGTCCGAGCGCCAGCGGGACGCGATAGCCGACCAGTTGCTGCTGCTCGAGCACCCGCCCGTGATCACCCGGGGCGTGCGGGCCGGCGCGGACAACGTACTGGCGCCGCCGGACGTGTTGCGCCGGCGCGGCGTCGAGGTCCACGACGCGCGGCGCGGCGGTGACGTGACCTATCACGGACCCGGACAGCTCGTGGGGTACCCGATCCTGTTGCTGAAGCCGGACCGTTGCGACGTGCACCGGTACGTCCGGGATCTCGAGGAGGTTCTCATTCGGGCGGTGGCCGGGTTCGGCGTCCGTGCAACGCGGATCGAGGGCCTCACCGGGGTCTGGGTCGGCAACGACAAGCTGGCCGCGATCGGCGTGCGCCTGTCGCGCTGGGTCACCAGTCACGGATTCGCGCTGAACGTGGCGACCGATCTCGACGATTTCGCGCTGATTCGGCCGTGCGGCCTCGCGGATCGCGGCGTGACCTCGCTTGCCCGGCTTACCGGTACGAAGGTTTCGGACGTCGCCGTCGCCGACCGCGTCGCCCGACGCTTCGCCGAGGTGTTCGACCGCGAAATCGTGGTCGATGATTAG
- a CDS encoding SDR family oxidoreductase: protein MTVDTGPAAEERDARFAGSVAIVTGGSKGIGRAVAESLLQRGADVVISGRSVRSLDEAAAGLAALAGTAGAGRIETVAADVRRPADAERLIAAAADRFGGVDILVNNAGVGCFDSVAEQSVDDWAQVIETNLNGVFYCCRAAIPILRSRGGGWIVNVSSLAGSHPFANGAAYCASKAGLDAFTAALMQEVRFDGIRVSAVAPGSVGTAFAGSDDRHAAAPWKLTASDVAQVVVDLVSHDARSLPSRVEIRPSQPRKG, encoded by the coding sequence ATGACAGTCGACACAGGACCGGCGGCCGAAGAGCGGGATGCCCGTTTCGCGGGCTCGGTGGCCATCGTGACTGGAGGATCGAAGGGGATTGGGCGCGCGGTGGCCGAGAGCCTGCTGCAGCGCGGCGCCGACGTCGTGATATCGGGGCGCTCGGTCCGGTCGCTGGACGAAGCGGCCGCCGGGCTGGCGGCACTCGCCGGGACCGCGGGCGCCGGACGCATCGAAACCGTGGCGGCCGACGTGCGGCGGCCGGCGGACGCGGAGCGGCTGATCGCCGCCGCCGCGGATCGTTTCGGCGGCGTCGATATTCTGGTCAACAACGCCGGCGTCGGTTGTTTCGACTCGGTCGCGGAGCAGTCCGTCGACGATTGGGCGCAGGTGATCGAGACCAACCTGAATGGGGTCTTCTACTGCTGCCGGGCGGCGATCCCGATTCTGCGTAGCCGCGGCGGCGGGTGGATCGTAAACGTGAGCAGCCTGGCGGGCAGCCATCCGTTCGCGAACGGCGCGGCCTACTGCGCGTCCAAGGCGGGCCTCGATGCGTTCACCGCCGCCCTGATGCAGGAGGTGCGGTTCGACGGCATCCGGGTGAGCGCGGTGGCGCCCGGATCCGTAGGGACGGCGTTCGCCGGCAGCGACGATCGGCACGCCGCGGCGCCCTGGAAGCTGACGGCCTCCGACGTCGCGCAGGTAGTCGTCGATCTCGTGAGCCATGACGCGCGAAGCCTGCCGAGCCGGGTCGAGATTCGTCCGTCACAGCCGCGCAAGGGCTGA
- a CDS encoding FHA domain-containing protein encodes MWILRGTVDEEPVIIRLPPGAARTLGRGTNADFIVGDALMSRVHCRLTASERQLVIEDLQSTNGTFVNDVRLKLSTLDDGDRVRVGQVEFSVSHRS; translated from the coding sequence ATGTGGATTCTCCGCGGCACCGTCGACGAAGAGCCAGTGATCATCCGGCTGCCGCCGGGGGCGGCCCGGACGCTGGGCCGGGGAACGAACGCCGACTTCATCGTCGGCGATGCACTCATGTCGCGCGTTCACTGCCGGTTGACGGCTTCGGAACGGCAACTCGTGATAGAGGATCTGCAGAGCACGAACGGCACCTTCGTCAACGACGTGCGCCTCAAGCTCTCCACCCTCGATGACGGCGACCGCGTGCGGGTGGGCCAGGTGGAGTTCAGCGTCAGCCACCGGAGTTGA
- a CDS encoding alpha/beta fold hydrolase: protein MQRRLRTCLRLALCLSAAAATATAVRTQPPPDAGAGEALFNIFVRSTPAGFERVRVVRTGDGWLLQSSGQLTTPVPVDTRVFEAAYDTQWRPRQLTLEGSQAGISFRLESTFADGAATNTLQEGDRRSTTEARIDPASVLLPNSVFASYEALAMRLAGARPGAELPIYVPPRGRVSARVDAVGIQHIETAARTIEARTYRITFVDPSQPLDAEVWIDENDRLLRVSLPYAALEVARRDIASVSARLTTDPPHPGSERVRVPAAGFTLATTVTAPVDLTPPADGRWPAVLLVPGTGPVDRDEIVSGVPIFRQLAWTLTDRGFVVARYDKRGFGQSGGRAESAALIDYAQDVREMVRYLQRREDVDRDRIVAVGYGEGGWIGLLAARRENRIRGLALVATPGTTGATFVLEQQRDELRRTGTTGDQRQERIELQTRIHRAVLGDGGWDGIPDDMRRQADTPLFRSFLAFDPTDEVRRVRQPLLLIQGALDRLVPPYHAQRLQNVARLRGRRESTVELATLDGVNHLLLAASGAEQNASPGNPEISPRVAEILIDWIERTLPAE, encoded by the coding sequence GTGCAACGACGACTTCGCACGTGCCTGCGCCTGGCGCTCTGCCTGTCCGCGGCGGCCGCGACGGCAACCGCCGTCCGCACCCAGCCGCCCCCCGACGCGGGCGCCGGCGAGGCCCTCTTCAACATCTTCGTTCGCTCGACGCCGGCCGGCTTCGAACGCGTGCGCGTCGTACGCACCGGGGACGGCTGGCTCCTGCAGTCGAGCGGGCAGTTGACAACGCCCGTACCGGTCGACACGCGGGTCTTCGAAGCCGCCTACGACACACAATGGCGCCCCCGGCAGCTCACGCTCGAAGGTTCCCAGGCGGGCATTTCCTTCCGCCTCGAGAGCACGTTCGCGGACGGCGCCGCGACGAACACCCTGCAGGAGGGCGACCGGCGGAGCACCACCGAGGCGCGGATCGACCCGGCCTCGGTCCTGCTTCCAAACTCCGTCTTCGCCAGCTACGAGGCGCTGGCCATGCGCCTCGCCGGCGCCCGACCGGGCGCGGAGCTGCCGATCTACGTCCCGCCGCGCGGCCGCGTCTCGGCTCGCGTCGATGCAGTCGGCATCCAGCATATCGAGACCGCCGCGCGAACGATCGAGGCGCGGACCTATCGCATCACGTTCGTCGACCCCTCCCAGCCGCTCGACGCAGAGGTGTGGATCGACGAGAACGACCGCCTGCTGCGGGTCAGTCTGCCGTACGCGGCGCTGGAGGTCGCCCGGCGCGACATCGCGTCGGTCTCGGCGCGGCTGACCACCGATCCGCCGCACCCCGGCAGCGAGCGCGTGCGCGTGCCGGCGGCCGGGTTCACCCTGGCGACGACGGTGACCGCGCCGGTCGACCTGACGCCGCCGGCGGACGGCCGCTGGCCCGCGGTGCTGCTGGTGCCGGGCACCGGTCCGGTCGACCGCGACGAGATCGTCTCCGGCGTGCCGATCTTCCGGCAGCTCGCCTGGACGCTGACGGACCGGGGATTCGTCGTCGCCCGCTACGACAAGCGGGGCTTCGGGCAGAGCGGCGGCCGCGCCGAATCGGCCGCGCTCATCGACTACGCCCAGGACGTCCGCGAGATGGTGCGCTACCTGCAGCGGCGCGAGGACGTCGACCGCGATCGCATCGTTGCCGTCGGCTACGGCGAGGGCGGCTGGATCGGGTTGCTGGCCGCGCGCCGCGAGAACCGCATCAGGGGACTCGCGCTGGTGGCTACGCCCGGCACGACCGGCGCCACGTTCGTGCTCGAGCAGCAGCGGGACGAGCTCCGCCGTACCGGCACGACGGGCGACCAACGCCAGGAACGGATCGAGCTGCAGACGCGCATCCACCGCGCGGTGCTGGGGGACGGCGGGTGGGACGGCATTCCCGACGACATGCGCAGACAGGCCGATACGCCGCTGTTCCGCAGCTTTCTGGCATTCGACCCGACGGACGAGGTGCGCCGCGTGCGGCAGCCGCTGCTGCTGATTCAGGGCGCGCTGGACCGGCTGGTCCCGCCCTATCACGCTCAACGTCTCCAGAACGTCGCGCGCCTGCGGGGACGGCGGGAATCGACGGTGGAGCTGGCCACGCTCGACGGCGTGAACCACCTGCTGCTGGCGGCGAGCGGCGCAGAACAGAACGCGTCGCCGGGGAACCCCGAGATCAGCCCGCGAGTCGCCGAGATCCTGATCGACTGGATCGAGCGGACGCTCCCCGCGGAATAG
- a CDS encoding aminomethyl transferase family protein translates to MNIADYRILRTRAGFIAAEDRGWIAVAGQDRADFLQGLLSNDVVALSPGAGCYAVCLTPQGRMTADMYVLAQPDRLLLDVDRGVADRLRERFDDLVFTEDVRVADLSAGSAGFGVHGPAAREVAEALSGPAAGAMAPCAHRALELGTAAGWVARTDDLGIEGYRVVVERPAAEALQRALEAAGAVAVDRTAAEAVRVESGRPAYPIDMDHDTIPLEAGIADRAISFDKGCYVGQEVIIRILHRGQGRIARRLVGLTLGRRDGAEPAPPPRGAAIFSGGADVGRVTSAVRSPALGGVIALGYLRRELADAGGASVEVSSGTERVPATVTPLPFVPPADRAV, encoded by the coding sequence ATGAACATTGCCGACTATCGGATTCTACGGACCCGCGCGGGGTTCATCGCAGCGGAGGACCGCGGCTGGATCGCGGTCGCCGGCCAGGACCGCGCCGACTTCCTGCAGGGGCTGTTGAGCAACGACGTCGTCGCCCTGTCGCCGGGGGCCGGCTGTTACGCGGTCTGTCTGACGCCGCAGGGGCGCATGACCGCGGATATGTACGTTCTTGCCCAGCCCGACCGCCTGTTGCTGGACGTCGACCGCGGCGTGGCGGATCGGCTCCGGGAGCGGTTCGACGATCTCGTCTTCACCGAGGACGTGCGCGTCGCCGATCTGAGCGCCGGCTCGGCGGGGTTCGGCGTGCACGGACCGGCGGCCCGCGAGGTGGCGGAGGCGCTGAGCGGGCCGGCGGCCGGGGCCATGGCGCCATGCGCGCATCGCGCCCTCGAACTCGGCACGGCGGCGGGCTGGGTGGCGCGGACCGACGACCTCGGAATCGAAGGCTACCGCGTCGTCGTGGAACGCCCGGCCGCGGAGGCGTTGCAGCGTGCGCTCGAGGCCGCCGGGGCCGTGGCGGTGGACCGCACCGCCGCCGAAGCCGTGCGGGTGGAATCGGGCCGGCCCGCGTATCCCATCGACATGGACCACGACACGATTCCGCTGGAGGCGGGGATCGCCGACCGCGCCATCAGCTTCGACAAGGGATGCTACGTGGGACAGGAGGTCATCATCCGCATCCTCCACCGCGGCCAGGGTCGCATCGCGCGCCGGCTCGTGGGGTTGACGCTGGGGAGGCGCGACGGCGCGGAACCGGCGCCGCCGCCGCGGGGTGCGGCGATCTTCAGCGGCGGCGCCGACGTGGGGCGCGTGACGAGCGCCGTCCGCTCGCCGGCCCTGGGCGGGGTCATCGCGCTGGGATACCTCCGCCGGGAACTGGCCGACGCCGGCGGGGCGTCCGTCGAGGTCTCGTCGGGTACGGAGCGCGTGCCGGCGACCGTCACGCCGCTGCCGTTCGTACCGCCTGCCGATCGCGCCGTGTGA
- a CDS encoding cob(I)yrinic acid a,c-diamide adenosyltransferase: MPLYTGVGDRGTTALFDGTTVPKDDARVAVYGDVDELNAVVGLARAAGLPDDLDEMVVAVQRDLFAIGARLADPRSRIAARVTKAQLGADDVHRLEAWIDRVDGAVPPLRSFILPGGSPAGAALHQARAVCRRAERRIVGLGVEAVEPELLRYVNRLSDLLFALARAVNHRSGAAEIEW, from the coding sequence ATGCCTCTCTACACCGGGGTCGGCGACCGCGGCACCACGGCGCTGTTCGACGGGACCACGGTGCCGAAGGACGATGCGCGCGTCGCCGTCTACGGCGACGTCGACGAGCTGAACGCGGTGGTCGGTCTCGCCCGCGCGGCCGGGCTGCCGGACGACCTCGACGAGATGGTCGTCGCGGTGCAGCGCGATCTGTTCGCGATCGGGGCGCGCCTGGCCGACCCGCGGTCGCGCATTGCGGCGCGCGTGACCAAGGCGCAGTTGGGTGCGGACGACGTCCACCGCCTGGAGGCCTGGATCGACCGGGTCGACGGCGCGGTGCCGCCGCTGCGCAGCTTCATCCTGCCGGGCGGCAGTCCGGCCGGGGCGGCGCTGCACCAGGCCCGCGCCGTGTGCCGCCGTGCCGAGCGCCGCATAGTCGGACTCGGCGTGGAAGCGGTGGAGCCCGAGCTGCTGCGCTACGTCAACCGGTTGTCGGATCTGCTGTTCGCCCTCGCCCGCGCGGTCAACCACCGATCCGGGGCGGCCGAGATCGAGTGGTGA